A genomic window from Leptolyngbya sp. BL0902 includes:
- a CDS encoding sulfite exporter TauE/SafE family protein: MIAFYLFSASSVAWFFSMLAGGGSPFILIPLVSVLLGAQAVAPVITIGMLIGNAQRGLLLQSHVDWSLTRWYVPGAAIGALIGCYGLTHVHAEGLQLVLGVGLVVMVLHKIFGPKDTRLTVKAWHFLPYALINAIGSGLIGSTGPVMNPLYFGYGLEKESLVATKAVHKVALHTIKIMAYAGLGTLNLKYITYGLFIGLGAIPANWLGKIVLAKLSTQQFRQMVYTFVAFSGLLMIWQQRSLIPLW, encoded by the coding sequence ATGATCGCCTTCTACCTGTTCAGTGCAAGCTCTGTGGCCTGGTTTTTTAGTATGTTGGCGGGCGGTGGGAGTCCTTTTATTCTGATTCCCCTGGTGTCGGTGCTGCTGGGTGCCCAGGCTGTGGCTCCGGTGATTACCATCGGGATGCTGATTGGCAATGCCCAGCGCGGCCTGCTGCTCCAATCCCATGTGGACTGGTCGCTCACCCGCTGGTACGTGCCTGGGGCCGCGATAGGGGCGCTGATTGGCTGTTACGGGCTCACCCATGTCCATGCTGAGGGGCTGCAACTGGTGCTGGGCGTGGGTCTCGTTGTCATGGTGCTGCACAAAATTTTTGGCCCCAAAGATACCCGGCTGACTGTCAAAGCTTGGCACTTTCTCCCCTATGCCCTAATTAACGCCATTGGTTCTGGGTTAATTGGCAGCACTGGCCCGGTGATGAATCCGCTGTACTTTGGCTATGGCCTAGAAAAAGAATCCTTGGTTGCTACCAAGGCTGTGCATAAAGTTGCGCTCCACACCATCAAAATCATGGCCTACGCCGGACTAGGTACCCTCAATCTGAAGTACATTACCTACGGCCTGTTTATCGGTCTGGGGGCAATTCCGGCCAACTGGCTAGGGAAAATCGTCCTCGCCAAGCTATCGACCCAGCAATTCCGGCAGATGGTCTACACCTTTGTGGCATTTAGTGGGCTGCTGATGATCTGGCAGCAACGTAGCTTAATCCCCCTGTGGTGA